A window of [Clostridium] innocuum genomic DNA:
TCCTTTTTATCAGGCATTTGAATTGCCGTCTTCATTTCTTCATTTCTGCCAAGCTGATTGATATATGAAAACTCTATGCTGATACTTGGATCAAAGGAATTGATAAAGTTTGCAAACTGATTAAAAATCAAATCCCTATCTTCTTCTAATGCAAGCTGATAGTTTATGTCCTCAAAGGCGATACTCTTATTAAAATGCTTCTCATCAATCTGACATATCCCGCTTTTTAAAAGTCTAAGATATGGAATGGTATCTTCGACGGTGTATCTTTTCGGCTCTTTTCTAAAGACAAGATCGAGTAGTCCGCCCTTATCTTTTTTAGACTTTCTCTTATTTTGCTTTAAGTCCTGTTTTTGACTTCTTAAATTCTTTTTGTTTTGCTCTAACTTTAGTTGCTGAATCTTTCTTTTGCCTTTCAAGGTAAACCTCCTTTCTCACTCTTTTCTGTGGCTGATAAAACTTATGAAAGTAAATATACTTAAAATATTTCTCAAAGCTAAGTCCGTCCTTTTCAAAAAGAGTGATGAAAAATATAGGGAGAGTGGACACAATGAGAAAGATGACTGCTATATCATTTGGAACGACCTTTCGCATAAATAAATAGATTGGTATTCCAATAAGTCCTGCAATCGTAAAACCGATAAGCTGTCTTTTCGTCAGGTTAAATGCTACCTTTGTTTTTACCTTCTTTAAGTCTTTTGGGATAGGTACATATGCCATAATTTACCTCCCATCTTCTTTTACCTTTGAAAGTTCTTCTATATGCTCATATACGGAGCCGATTTCTTCCTGAATACTTGCAATCTGTTCATCTGTACTTCTGTTATATCTTTCCTGCATTAAGCAAAAATCATTATGGCAGCGACCGATGTCTTTTATTCTTTCTTCCAAGTCCTCTACCTTACTGTGAAGCCTGATTCTATCCATCACCGCCATAATACCGGCTCCGATTATTACTATAAATACTGTTTTTCTTTTATTCATATTAACTTTCCTTTCTTTTAGTGTGCATTTAATATGCTTTTGGCCAGTGTTCCGCTCTTTAACATCATTAACCCTAGCAAAACCGCATATCCAAGTATCGTAAAGGTACTTGTGTGTATATCTGTTATCTGTATTGTCTTAACTAATACTGTGTATATTCCAAGACAAACCATTAAAAAGAGTCCTTGTAATCCTATGGCAAATAAGCCTTTGATATAGTTTATTCCAATCTGCCCCCACTCTTTATTTCCCATTGTGGCAAATGGAATAGCTGAAACGGATGAGTAAACATAAATCTCAAACATTCTTCCGTAAACCACCAACATAATCACAATAGAGATTCCCTGTATAGCTATCTTTATGAGCGAGGTTTCAAAGAGTATCATGACAAGCTCTCCAAGACCTTTATCTTTTAAGCCATCTACCATTTTTACTATCTGATCTCCTGAGATAACGGCAGAGGTATTGATGACCCCTGCCGCTTTATTTACCATGTGCTGTGCCACATCAAAGACCGCCATAGAAAACTCAAAAGCATGAGACACTAACCATACGGCAATCCACATCTTTATGATGTATTTGAAAAATTCAAAGGTATCCGTATCGTGCATATTGTTCTTTTGCATAACTATATTGATAAGCTCGATACAAAGGACTGCCGTTATGATTAGCCCCGCTATGGGGATGACAACGGAATCGTTAATGCTTTTTATAAAGCTGAAAACCTGTCCGTTCCACCCCATCGGGGTCTTTCCTACATCTGTTGCAATGGCACCAACTTTATCGTTGATGTCAAGAAACATGGACTCAAGATTCGCTTGGATACCGCCCAGTAGAATGTCTTTGAAAAACTCCTCTATCTTGTCGAATATCCCAAACATTTACCTTCTCCTTTTCTTCTTACTTGAGTACATTTGCAAGAAGTGGAATCAGCTTTAATCCAATAAGGACGATACCTCCTCCTGCCATTAACTGCTTAATGCCCTGAGACTTTGCACCCGGATTATCATTACCATAACCTTCCATCAGGTTAATAACGCCCCATGCTCCAAGTCCTGCACCTACTGCCATAACTAAAATCTTTAATACATTTACTGCCTGTGTAAAAAATTCCATTGTTTATTCCTCCTCGTTTTTTTCTTTCGTTTCAATCTTGTTATATGACTTCACAACAAAGTTTTTGTAAGTCTTTCCGTCTTTTTCACGCTTCTTAAAGTAACCGAAAATATGGATTAAATCGCCTTTTTCAAAGGCTTTTACTTTCTCCGCTTTTTCTCCATAGGCTGCACAGTTGATATACTCCTTACCTTTCCCATACTTTTTTACAAGCGTGAAGTTTGCAACCTCAACAGTTTCTCCCTCTTTGTCAAAACTTGAAAAAGTTGGTTCTGCAACTAAGTTGGCATTGATGTTAATCATTTCTTGCTTCATTAAAAATTTCTCCTTTTCTTTTCAATAAAAAAGCGACCGGAGTTTTTTCTTTTCCAATCGCTAATGTTCATACTATTTACTTTTTTCTTAGTGGGGCTTCGTATTCTTATCATCTTACCTCCTGACTTTGAGTAATAAAAAAAGCGGCAAATCTATGTTCTTTAGACTTACTGCACTCTTGTAATAACTGTTTCTCTATTTAGTTTTGCTTTCCCTTTTCGCTTCATATAACTTTCTATATCAAACAAATTTTTCTTATCATAATCCTCAAGTAGCTTATAGTTTTTATGCTTTGTAATATCGAATTTATCCGATAGAAAAGGTCTTACACCTCTAAGCTGAAAGATACACTTGCCACCATCCATTACGGTTATCTCATCTTGACTCATAAGCTCCTTACCTGTCTTTTGGTAATTAAGTCCAAAACTCTTTTGATTACTCCTTGTTTCCGATGTGTTGTAAAGGTCTATGGTTTCTTTTCCCAGTATTTCGGAAAGTTCCTTTAATGTAGTTTTTTCCTTTCCGCCAAGAAACAAGGTACTATCACAATTCCCCACGATTGTGTCAGCATTATCTTTGTAGATTGCCTTTAGTTGAGATTGCGCTTGAAGAATTATACTTGCTGATATTTCTCTGGAACGGATTGTCGCTATTAGTTTTTCAAATTTTGGAATTAAGCCGATATTCGCAAATTCATCAAGTAGACACCTAACATGAATTGGAAGTCTACCACCATATACATCATCTGCCTTATCGCAAAGAAGGTTAAATAGCTGCGAGTACATAATTGACACTACAAAGTTAAAAGTATCATCCGTATCAGAGATAATTACAAAGAGTGCTGTCTTTCTATCTCCAAGTGTATCAATCTCAAGTTCATCTTCTTTCATCAAGTCCCGCAGCTCTTGAATATCGAATGGAGCAAGCCTTGCACCGCAGCTTATAAGGATAGATTTTGCTGTTTTTCCAGAGACAAATTGTCAAGGACTTTTTAATCAAATTCACAAAAAAGCCACAAAAAAAGTGCCAGAAGCAGATTTTAGCTCCTGACACTTTTGCGGATGGGTTATTTGCTCCTGCTTAACAGTTCGTCGCAAAGGTACGCATATTCCGGCAGTTGGCCGATATAGGGTTTCCAGCGCCGCTTAATCTCGGCCAGTTCCAGCGGATCGGCGTCCTCGAAGTCATGGTCGTTTCCGGTCATTCCAAAAACATCCAGTGCTATATCATTCAAGCACTCATAACAAAGGCCAGCAGCGGACTCTATCCAGTTGCCGGTATCAATATAGACTGGGTCGATAGATATTGCCAGCCACACATAGCCGACCTTGTCCGACCAAACCAAATCATAAGCAGTCATTTGTTGGATGTGTTTCTCGAACACTTTACGGACGCGCTCAATCTCATTTTTCTCTTTTTCTGTGTACAGCATTTTCATGTCCTCCTTGGCTAAAAGTTTTGGCGTGTACCATCATCAGTTTAACACAAGGCGGCTTCGTTTATCAGTCTATCACATCTGCTGAATTTCATTCTTGAGCATACGCTTGATTTTATCGCTCATGGTTTCTGTGCTGGTATTGCTGAAATGGACATGAACCTTGTAGGTTGTCTTACCGATTTTCTTTACCATCGCCGGCGTGTTTTCCGGCGCTCTGGACGCAGTAACGGCGTCTGCCACCTGCATAGTACGGGGTTCTTTGTTCATGGCGCTCCTTTCTCCGAACGGGTCTGTGCCGCCCGGTAAAAAATCAGTCGTGCTTACTGTTTACAATGTCTTTTGCTGTCTGTCGGGTAGCACCGGCATTTTCTTCCCGGAAATTCTTCCCGTCAAAAAGAATCGGCGCACACCGTTCCAGAATACGGTCATAGATACGGGCGTGGGCCAGATCAGGCGGGGTTTTCAGCTCGGACAGTTTCAAGTTTGTTGTGATAATCATGGGCCTGCGGCTGCGGTAGCGGCTGTCGATGACGAAAAACATCTGCTCCATAGCATATTCGGTACTGCGCTCTACTCCCAGATCGTCAATGATAAGCAGGTCATACTCGTCAAAGCTGGCGATAAAGTCGGCCCTGTCCTCGGAAAACATTCCCGTCAGACGGTTCAGGATGGTGGGAAAGTTCGTCATCAGCACCGGCACATCCTGGTCAAGCAAAGCGTTGGCAATACATCCGGCGAAGAAAGACTTGCCGGTTCCCACATCTCCAAACAGCAAAAGCCCGATATTGCTCTTATATGCCTCCTTCCAGTTCTCCACATAGGCGCGGGCCTTGTCCATCAATGGGTTTTCGCCGTTGTCGTTGGCAAAGGTGTAGTCATAGAGATAGCGGTCTTGCAAGCCCTGTGCCTTTCGGCGTTTGATACGCTCCATGCGGCGCTGCCGTTCTTCAGCAGCCTTGCGCTGCTCCTCAGCCTCCCGCTGGCACTGGCAGATGCAGCGCGGCATAAAGTAGCCGGATTTCCCGAAGCATGGCACAACGGTCTGCCTCTGGCCGCCGCATTTCTTACAGTGAATGAGGCCGTCTGCCGGGTCTATGTACTCGTCCCCGGCCAGTTCCATACCGACGGCTTCCTTGTCGATCAGCGCCCGGATTTCTGCGGTAATCTCCATCATACGGTTTCATCCTCCTTTACGCTGTAATCCCGGTTGCGGGTGGGCGGGGCCGCCTTTTTCGCGTCTTCACCGGCCCAGCGCCGGATGGTGGCGGCATGGCTCTGATACCGCTTACCGGTAGAGGCCATGTATTCGGACAGCTTTTCGATGTACTGGCCCCATACAGCAGGAAAGCTGACCTGCAAGTCTGCCAGTTCCTCGTCCGTCAGGAAAACATTCTGGTAACGGCCATAGGCGCGGGCGGAGCGTCCCTTCTCTATCTCTCTCTTTATCTCTATCTCTTTCTCTAACTCTATCTCTATCTCTGGTGGACGAATGTCGGACAAATGTCCGCCGTTTGTCCGGGGCGCAGAAAGAGCCTTATTTTGAAGCCTTGCAGCCCGCTTTCGCTCGGCCTCGGTAGAGGACTGGCCGATTAAAAGTTCGATGTTGCTCATGTAGAATGTGCCGCTGTCCAGCACTTCCACAAGACCCAGCTTCAAAAAGATCTGCAAGGCTCTCTCCACAGTGCCGATCTGCTGGCGGGTAATGGTGGCGATCATCTGCGCCGTGTAAGGAATGTCCTCGTCAAGTTGAAGCCGTCCACCATGTTTCAGCGATTTCAGATACAGCTTGAGCAGAATGTTGGAATACAGCACACCATCCTGCATACTTTCCAGCAGCACGATGGAATCATCGTCAAAATAGTTTTCTTTGAGTTTCAGGTAATAATATTTTCGGTTGTCTGACATAGGGTTCCTCCTTGGGGTTTCTCTTGGGATTCTGTACGCATTTTAAGACCGTTTTAGGGGTCAGAGGATAAATCTATCAGCCTGCCTTTGACACCCTCGAAAAAAGCCTTGATTTACAAGGGTTTTTCAGCCCCTAAAGCGTGACATTTCTCCCGTTGTTTCCGCTTGCGCTTTGCGGCGTTGATCCGCTTCATGCGTGCGGCACATTCCGGGCAGTATTTGGCCCGGTTGGAACCGGGGGTAAACAGCGCCTCACATACGGCGCATTTCTTTGCATTCAGCCGGTGGAACAGCGCCGTTTCCAGTTCCTTATCCTGCGGCAATACCGCCGCCCGAAACCACCTGCACAACAGGGAGTAGGAAATAGACTGGACACAGACACATTCCTCCCCATCGTCCAGGGCGATACAGTTTCCGTCGATGTAGTTACAGCACTCATGCACCAGCCTCCGCACTCTGCGGTACTGGCGGTAATCCATGACGGGGATAGGTTCAGACTTATTGTTCTTCATAAATGATTTCTTTCATAAAGTTGGTAACCTCCTTAAATGAATTTATTGTTAAATATTCGTGCAATGTATTGTTTTCTTCGTGCAAATGGCATATACTATAATTGCCAGCAGAAAGGGGTTGATCGTATGGCTGGAAATACCACAAACATCAGTATCCGCATGGACGCAGATTTGAAAGCACAGGCGGACGCACTGTTTACTGAACTTGGCATGAACCTGACTACGGCGTTTAACATCTTTGTGCGCCAGTCGCTTCGTGAAGGCGGCATTCCCTTTGAAGTAAGGCTGGAACAGCCGAACAAAGAAACGGTTGCTGCCATGCTGGAAGCGGAAAGGATTGCAAAAGACCCGTCTGTAAAGGGCTACAATGACCTTGACGAGTTGTTTGCTGACCTGAAAAGATGAAAGAAACCAAATATACCGTCAAGTACACGACCAGTTTCAAAAAGGACTACAAACGAGCCATCAAGCGTGGCTTGAAGATTGAGCTGCTGGAGCAGGTCGTAGCATTGCTGGCAATGGGCGAGCCGCTGCCGGATAAAAACCGCGACCATGACCTGTCCGGCGATTGGGCAGGCCATCGGGAATGTCATATTCTCCCGGACTGGCTGCTTGTCTATCGCATAGAGGATGATGTTCTGGTGCTGACGCTGGCCCGCACCGGCACACACAGCGACTTGTTCGGCAAATAAACAGTCTGCCGCCGTATGGGGAAACCTGTACGGCGGTTTTTCTGTATGCAAAGGTATGTCGTGAAACGCGACGCACTTGACAGGGGTACGCCAAAACGCGGTAGCCTTTACCGCTCCGGCCCACGGTCGTGAGACTTGTCCCTTTCCTGTCGGGACAGCTGCTCGGCGGTTTTGCGGAGCCGTTCCACTGCTTTCAAATCCTCCCTCATGGATTTCATGGCAAGCGTGTCCGTCTGCTTTCCGGCGGTCAGCTGGTCGATCTCCCACTGCCATGCCTTCGGGGTGATTGCCTCGCCGCTGTCTTTCAGTTCTTTCAGATACCGGGCCGCTGCGTCATACAGAATCAGTTCCCGGCTGTGGCGCTGTTCAAACTGTTCCCGTTTTTCCGGCTTTACTTTGGCAAGCTGCTTGTGGATGGACTTGTACTGGTTGTACTGTTCCCACATCTCCCCGCGTTCGGTAAGAATGGCGATCCGGCGCTCAGCCTTGACGATCTTTCCCCGCAGGTCATAGTAACAGCTGTTCATATCAGCGATTTTTTCATGAAGCTGCTGCATAGACTGGATGCCGTTTGCCTGCAAAAAGCTGAATAGTGCAGCGCTTTCTTGCAAAGCCCGGATTTTGCCGGTGCGGGTGCGGGGAGCGTTCAACTGCTGTTGGGCTTCCCACAAGGCGATCAAGCTGCTTTGCTGCGTTTGTGGTTTTTCCGCTTCGTCTTTCGACCAGAGATAAAGACGGGTAATGCGGGCTTTGATTTCTTTCAGCAGCTTGTTGTCGGCGGCGATCTGCCGGTTTACTTCGCCCTTGTCGGTGCGGATGCCGCGCTTTTCCATTTGGCTGGCGGCTGGCCCCAGATGGACAGAGGGGATTTTATCAATGCCCTGCCGCTTGTAGCTGCGGTGGTCAATGCGCTCCGGTCTACCGGCAGATTCCAGCGCCCGGTTGGTGTAGGCTGCCCACGCTGCCCGCCAAATCTCCACATTTCCTTTATCGTTCCAATCGGTTGTATCCTCACGATGATTTTTCCAGCCGCCTTTCCCATCCGGGATACGCTGTCCATTCTCGTCCAGATCGTATGCCTTGCGGCACTTTGCGCCCCACTGTCCATTTTCTTTCAGAGGCCGGAGCGTCAGCATGATATGGACATGAGGGTTGCCGGTTCCCTTGTCATGGATAGCAAAATCGGCGCACATCCCCTTGTCCACAAAGTTGTCCTTCACATAGGACCGGACAAGGGCAAGCTGCTGTTCTCTGGACAGTTCGCGGGGCAGAGCTGCCTCAATCTCGCGGGCAAGCTGGCTGTCCCTTGCCTTCTCGATTTGCTCCACGCTGTTCCAGAGGATAGAACGGTCTGCAAATTCCGGCGGGGCGTAAGCAGGCAGCATGATCTCCGCATGAACAATGCCGCCTTTCCGGGTGTAGTCGTGGGTCATGCCGTCCCATTCATTTGTCAGCTTGGTTCCGCTGCGGTAAGCAGCTGCGGCAACAGCAGAACGGCCTGCGCTGCGCTTGATGATACTGATGGGGATATGACAGAAATCTATGGGGAACACCTCCTTTCAGTGAGGGGATAACAGGCTCTGTGGAGCCGGACAAACGCAAAGTGGGTGTCTGGCTGCGCAGAGCGCACAAGGGGTTTGGGGAGCGTAGCTTCCCATCGTGGACGAAGTACGCAACGCCCCCGGCAGGGCGCACAGCACCGGCAACGGTGTATAAGTGCGCCCTTGTAAACAAGGGACTTATGGCGTGTCCCCGGATTTTGGCAGGTTTGCAGTCAATTCCGCAGCCCCCGGAAGATGGGACAGGGTAATCAGAAATGCTTTGACCTCCGCGCCGGAAAGGTCGGGAGCCAACGGGAAAATCCCCTCCAAAACGGCTCCACGCTCAATCAGGCGGCGGGTGCGAACCCTGCGTTCTTCGTTCCGCTGCTTGTTCTCCAAAATCTTCTTTCGGTTTTCAAGCTGCCGAATCTCCTTCAGGACTTTCTCCCGTTCTTCTTTTTGGGGGTGGGCTGTAATTTTTTCGTTCATGTCAGGCACCTCTTTTCTTTGGAAATACTCATAGATTGACCGTCCATTTCTGTCGAGCAAAGTACCGGCGCAGCCTCCGCAGTGCGGCATGGATGGATTTTCCCGCCTGTGATGGCGTGATACCCTCCATTGCGGCAATATCTTTCACTTTCATACCCAGCATATAGCGGGCATGGACACGGCGAGCCTGCATAGGCGGCAGGAAAGAAATGGCTTCATACAATCGCCGTATCAGTTCTTCGTATTCGGCTAATTCTTCTTTTTCTATCAGGTAGTCCTCCGGCGATGGCTGCGCCCAGCCGATGGCGGCATTTTCGATTCCATCGTTACAATCGAGGGAATAAAACGCCTTATACCGGAACATCTTGCGATCTCTGGCGGCCTCGGCTCTCTTGTCCAGAAGAAACGCTTCGACGATCTCATCGGACACCTCCACAAAAATGTCCTCTTTGCAAAATGGATAATATTGTTTGAGATTGATGGTCTGCATAGGCACGCCCTCACTCTGTTTGGAAAAGGCCATCATAGCAGCGGCGCATATTCCGCAGCCCCCGGTGGATGGCAACGCTGACCTTACTGCTATGGATACCCTCTCTCCGGGCGATTTCCGGCTGCTTGATACCAGCAATGTAGTAGGCGTGAACACGGCGGGCCTGTGTCGGAGTGGCATGAGCCAGAGCCACCGGCAGAGCTGCAATCAGGTATAGGCGGGTGGTCATTTCTTCTCGTTCCAGCAAAATATCTTCCGGCGATCTGCTGTGTTCCAGTGCGTAATTTTCCAGCCAGCTGTATGCGTCCAGAGAGTAGTAGGCGCGGTGGTAGACTTTCCGACGCTCATAGTTCTCCATCTCCCGCTTGGCCTGATACATCGCTGCCCATACCTCGTCCGTAACATCCACAAACTCGTCATGCCGGTAGTGGGGATACATCCACCGCAGATTGATTGTTTTCATAGGCTTACCTCCTGAAAATCGGAGAGGCGGACAGCTCGTCCGCTGTCCGCCCCTCGCTGAGATAAGGGAAATGATCCCTTTCACTTGGTAGCCAGAAAACAGGTCATTCGTTAAGCCTGTTCTCAAAGAAATTTATAAATTTTTTTCTGACCGCCTCCACACTTTGATAAACAGCCACTTTGGAGCAGCTGCACAGCACACCGATCTCTGCAAGGCTCAGCCCGTCAAGCGCATAGAGCAGGAACCGGCGGCGCTGGGCCTCGGTACAGGTGTCCAGAACAGCCATCAGCTCATGCAGCGTTTCCATGCGGCAAAGGTATTCCTCCGGCGTTTCACTGTAAACGCCCACGCCCTCGGTAAAAGCTATGTACTCGTCAAACTCCCGGCCATCCCAATGCCTCCGCTGTTCATGAAACAGGTTCTCCGTTTTGTGATCGGCCCGGTCAAGAAATTCATAGACTTCCAGCGTAAC
This region includes:
- a CDS encoding single-stranded DNA-binding protein, with amino-acid sequence MKQEMININANLVAEPTFSSFDKEGETVEVANFTLVKKYGKGKEYINCAAYGEKAEKVKAFEKGDLIHIFGYFKKREKDGKTYKNFVVKSYNKIETKEKNEEE
- a CDS encoding DUF3847 domain-containing protein — translated: MNEKITAHPQKEEREKVLKEIRQLENRKKILENKQRNEERRVRTRRLIERGAVLEGIFPLAPDLSGAEVKAFLITLSHLPGAAELTANLPKSGDTP
- a CDS encoding conjugal transfer protein codes for the protein MEFFTQAVNVLKILVMAVGAGLGAWGVINLMEGYGNDNPGAKSQGIKQLMAGGGIVLIGLKLIPLLANVLK
- a CDS encoding type II toxin-antitoxin system RelB/DinJ family antitoxin → MAGNTTNISIRMDADLKAQADALFTELGMNLTTAFNIFVRQSLREGGIPFEVRLEQPNKETVAAMLEAERIAKDPSVKGYNDLDELFADLKR
- a CDS encoding MobA/MobL family protein, which translates into the protein MFPIDFCHIPISIIKRSAGRSAVAAAAYRSGTKLTNEWDGMTHDYTRKGGIVHAEIMLPAYAPPEFADRSILWNSVEQIEKARDSQLAREIEAALPRELSREQQLALVRSYVKDNFVDKGMCADFAIHDKGTGNPHVHIMLTLRPLKENGQWGAKCRKAYDLDENGQRIPDGKGGWKNHREDTTDWNDKGNVEIWRAAWAAYTNRALESAGRPERIDHRSYKRQGIDKIPSVHLGPAASQMEKRGIRTDKGEVNRQIAADNKLLKEIKARITRLYLWSKDEAEKPQTQQSSLIALWEAQQQLNAPRTRTGKIRALQESAALFSFLQANGIQSMQQLHEKIADMNSCYYDLRGKIVKAERRIAILTERGEMWEQYNQYKSIHKQLAKVKPEKREQFEQRHSRELILYDAAARYLKELKDSGEAITPKAWQWEIDQLTAGKQTDTLAMKSMREDLKAVERLRKTAEQLSRQERDKSHDRGPER
- a CDS encoding type II toxin-antitoxin system YafQ family toxin — encoded protein: MKETKYTVKYTTSFKKDYKRAIKRGLKIELLEQVVALLAMGEPLPDKNRDHDLSGDWAGHRECHILPDWLLVYRIEDDVLVLTLARTGTHSDLFGK
- a CDS encoding RNA polymerase subunit sigma-24, encoding MKTINLRWMYPHYRHDEFVDVTDEVWAAMYQAKREMENYERRKVYHRAYYSLDAYSWLENYALEHSRSPEDILLEREEMTTRLYLIAALPVALAHATPTQARRVHAYYIAGIKQPEIARREGIHSSKVSVAIHRGLRNMRRCYDGLFQTE
- a CDS encoding sigma-70 family RNA polymerase sigma factor, with amino-acid sequence MEVTINYNGQAVAVEVTLEVYEFLDRADHKTENLFHEQRRHWDGREFDEYIAFTEGVGVYSETPEEYLCRMETLHELMAVLDTCTEAQRRRFLLYALDGLSLAEIGVLCSCSKVAVYQSVEAVRKKFINFFENRLNE
- a CDS encoding sigma-70 family RNA polymerase sigma factor, with amino-acid sequence MQTINLKQYYPFCKEDIFVEVSDEIVEAFLLDKRAEAARDRKMFRYKAFYSLDCNDGIENAAIGWAQPSPEDYLIEKEELAEYEELIRRLYEAISFLPPMQARRVHARYMLGMKVKDIAAMEGITPSQAGKSIHAALRRLRRYFARQKWTVNL
- a CDS encoding replication protein yields the protein MSDNRKYYYLKLKENYFDDDSIVLLESMQDGVLYSNILLKLYLKSLKHGGRLQLDEDIPYTAQMIATITRQQIGTVERALQIFLKLGLVEVLDSGTFYMSNIELLIGQSSTEAERKRAARLQNKALSAPRTNGGHLSDIRPPEIEIELEKEIEIKREIEKGRSARAYGRYQNVFLTDEELADLQVSFPAVWGQYIEKLSEYMASTGKRYQSHAATIRRWAGEDAKKAAPPTRNRDYSVKEDETV
- a CDS encoding conjugal transfer protein, whose product is MNKRKTVFIVIIGAGIMAVMDRIRLHSKVEDLEERIKDIGRCHNDFCLMQERYNRSTDEQIASIQEEIGSVYEHIEELSKVKEDGR
- a CDS encoding PrgI family protein; its protein translation is MAYVPIPKDLKKVKTKVAFNLTKRQLIGFTIAGLIGIPIYLFMRKVVPNDIAVIFLIVSTLPIFFITLFEKDGLSFEKYFKYIYFHKFYQPQKRVRKEVYLERQKKDSATKVRAKQKEFKKSKTGLKAK
- a CDS encoding ATP-binding protein codes for the protein MMEITAEIRALIDKEAVGMELAGDEYIDPADGLIHCKKCGGQRQTVVPCFGKSGYFMPRCICQCQREAEEQRKAAEERQRRMERIKRRKAQGLQDRYLYDYTFANDNGENPLMDKARAYVENWKEAYKSNIGLLLFGDVGTGKSFFAGCIANALLDQDVPVLMTNFPTILNRLTGMFSEDRADFIASFDEYDLLIIDDLGVERSTEYAMEQMFFVIDSRYRSRRPMIITTNLKLSELKTPPDLAHARIYDRILERCAPILFDGKNFREENAGATRQTAKDIVNSKHD